The DNA sequence AAGGCACCACCCAGGCAGCCCATTTTGCTGCTGTCAAACGCCCGACGCGCCGCAATTGTTCCCGAAATCGACCCTTTGCGTCCATCAACGCCTCCCACCCCCATTATACAGGAAATTGCTCCAAAGGCCACCCGCTTCACCAGGGCAACCTGCAAGATGCCAGCGCCCCGCGCCCCTGCACATGGTAAAATACTTCCCTATGAGCATTCAACCCAGTGTGGAAAAACTGCATAAATTCTTCAGCCTGGAAGCCCAACGCGGCTACGACAATGGCGCGGTGATGGGCGGGCTGGGGCGCATGTTGGAAAACTGGGAAGCCGAGGCACGCGCCGATGGCTTGCCAGAAGACCTGATTCGCGCCGTAAGCGCCCGCCTGCGCGATTATGGCCGCCTTTCGCCCGCTTCACGCGCCGAAGTGCTTCATGGGCTATGGGCGCGCATCCGCCGCACGCTGGAACTGGAAAACGGGATGAGCCTGGGGGCAGCAGCGCCGCCCGCCGCAGCCACAACAGCCCAAGCCCAGCAGCACCAGGCCGCCCCCGCCCGCCAGGCGCAGCCTGCCCCGGCAGCCTCACCACCGCCCGCGGCCGCCAGCGCGCCCCCCGCGGCGCGGTTGCCTTCCCGCGCAGCGGCAGAACCCGTCTCGCCGGAAACGCTACAAAAGCCCGTCACGGTGGTGCCCGATGTCGGCCCGCGACGAGCCAAAACCCTTGCCCGGCTGAACATCGCCACCCTCGAAGACTTGCTCTATCACCTGCCGCGGCGCTACGACGATTACAGCCAGTGCAAGCCTATCCGCCAGTTGCGCTACGGTGAGCAAGTGACAGTGCTCGGCACGGTCGACAAAATCATGGTGCGCTCACTGCACGGCGGCAAGCGAAAGATGGTCGAAGCCATCGTTTCCGATGGCAGCGGCGCGCTGCGGGTGACCTGGTTCAACCAGGTGTGGGTGGCCGATCGGCTGCGCAAAGGCATGGCTGTGGCACTGGCCGGGAAAATCGACCAATACCTGGGCCGACTGGTGCTCACCAACCCGGAATGGGAGCCGCTGGACGCGGAGCAGTTGAGCACCAAGCGCATTGTGCCGGTGTATCCGCTGACGGCCAAAATCACCCAGCGGTGGATGCGTCGCGTGATGCACCAGGTGGTGAGCCAGTGGGCGCCGCGCGTGCCCGACCCGCTGCCGCCGGCGCTGCGAGAAGAAGCCGCATTGCCCGACCTGCCCACTGCCCTCCAACAGGTGCATTTCCCCGATTCGTGGGAAGCCCTGCGGGCGGCGCAACGGCGTCTGGCCTTCGACGAAGTCTTCCTCTTGCAGTTGGGCGTGCTTCGACAGCGAGAAGCCTGGCGCCAGCGGACGGCGCGCACCTTCCCGGTGGACGATGCCTGGCTGGAAAGCCGCCTGGCCCGCCTGCCCTTTAGCCTGACAGGTGCCCAGCAGCGCGCCCTCGACGAAATCCGGCGCGATCTCACCTCCGGCCATCCGATGAACCGCTTGCTGCAAGGCGACGTCGGCTCAGGCAAGACGGTGGTCGCCGCGCTCGCGGTGGCCATGGTGGTGCAACATGGTGCCCAGGCTGCCATGATGGCGCCCACAGCCATTTTGGCCGAGCAGCACTACCGCAGTTTACAACGCCTTCTGGCCGAAGAAGAAGGCGTGCTTGCCCCAGAGCAAATTCGCCTGCTGGTCGGCAGCACACCAGCCGCGGCGCGGCGGGAAATTCTCGCCGGGCTGGCCTCTGGCGAGGTCAAAGTGCTGGTAGGCACCCACGCCTTGCTGGAAGACCCCGTCGCGTTTGCCGACCTGCAACTGGCGGTCATCGACGAACAACACCGCTTTGGGGTGCGGCAGCGCGCCCGTCTGCGCGCCAAAGGGGAAAACGTCCACATCCTCGTGATGACAGCCACCCCCATTCCGCGCTCGCTGGCACTGACCATCTACGGCGATCTGGACCTGACCGTGATGGACGAAATGCCGCCCGGACGCCAGCCAGTGGGCACCTATTTGCTCATGCCCCGCGAGCGGGAACGCGCTTATCGCCTCATCCGCCGCGAGGTGGAAGCCGGTCACCAGGCCTTCATCATTTACCCCCTCATTGAAAGCAGCGAAGTCCTGGAAAACACCCCCGCTGCGGTGGAAGCCCATCGTCGTTTGCAAGAAGAGGTGTTCCCCGACCTGAAAGTAGGGCTGCTGCACGGGAAGATGACGCCCGCGGAGAAAGACGAGGTCATGGCACGCTTTCGTAACGGTGCGTTCCACATTCTGGTCTCCACCGCGGTGGTGGAAGTTGGCGTTGATGTGCCCAACGCCACGGTGATGATCATCGAGGGGGCCAACCGCTTCGGGCTGGCGCAACTGCATCAATTCCGCGGGCGCGTGGGCCGCGGCGGAGAACAAGCCTACTGCATTCTGATTCCCGAAACCGAAAACGCCGCCGAGGAAAACGAGCGCCTGAAGGCGCTGGTGGAAACCACCGACGGCTTCGTGCTCGCCGAGAAAGACTTGCAACAGCGCGGGCCGGGCGAGTTCTTCGGCACCCGGCAGGCCGGCTTCGAAGATGCCCGCCTGCGGATGGCCAACCTACTCGATGTTCACCTCATCGAGCAGGCGCGCAATCTTTCGCAGAAAGTCATTGCCGCCGACCCCGACCTGAACGCACCCGAACACCGCTTGCTTGCCGAGCGCCTGGCGCGCTTTTGGCGCTCTGGCGAGGGAGAGATGAGTTAACCATGGTCAAAGCCATTTTCCCCGGCAGTTTCGACCCCATTCACTACGGCCACATAGATATCGCCCTGCGGGCAGCCCAACTGTTCGACGAGGTCATTGTGGCCGTGTACGACCGCCCACTCAAGAATTTAATTTTCTCCCCCGCAGAACGCATTGCTCTGGTCGAAGAAGCCTTTCACGGGCAAAAGCGCATTCGCGTGATGGGCTACAGCGGCCTGACGGTAGACTTCTGCCACCAGGTCGGCGCGCAAGTGATTGTGCGCGGCCTGCGGGTATTCTCAGACTTCGAGAACGAGTTCCGCATGGCCCTGGCAAACCGTCGGCTGGCGCCCGACATTGAAATGGTGATGCTCATCACCAACGAGGAACACACCTTCCTCTCTTCCACCACGGTGCGGGAAATCGCCTCGCTGGGCGGCGATGTGAGCACGATGGTGCCGCCACATGTGGATGCAGCCCTGAAAGCCCGCTTCGCCCAGATGAGCGAAAGCCAGCAAATGAACCACATGAAATCCCTGCGCGATTGATCTCGCGGGCCAATGCCCCACAATCCCCAAAACACCAACACCGCTCACGGCCAGACGCTTTCCTCGCCCGTGAGCGGTATTGCTTTCCCCGGTCAGGGGGCAAAATAACGCGCCACGATGTCCTGATAAGACTTGGTGGTGTGGGTATCGAGAATGCGGAAGAAATCTTGCGGTGTGGCAATGCGCCCCTGCATTTGGGTATAGTAATCGCGCAAGAAAGCAAAGAAAGCCTGGTCGCCAATGCGTCGGCGAAGGGCTTCCATAAACCGCGCTCCCTGCAAATAAGTGGCATTGACGTAAGGACGGAACGAGGGATAATCGTAAATGCTGCGGTTGATGTAGCCCTGCGGCTGGAAGTAATTGACCCGGAACCCCCACCACAGCCGCACATCGGCGGGATAGTTTCGCTGATAAAACAGCCATTCGCTGTAAACCGCCAGCGCCTCGTCCATCCAGGGGTGCAACGCCTGGTCGTTCCCCACCTGGTCATACCACCACTGATGCGAAAGTTCATGCACCCCCAAACTAACCAGGTTGCTAACAAGCGCCTGGTTGTAGGTGCGGTAGAAATTAGCACTCAGGAAGACCAGTCCGCTGTATTCCATGCCGTCGGGGGCATCGGTGGCGACAATCGCGAGGTGCCGCCGCGGCAACGCGCCATAAACCTGAGTGTACGTCGCGACGGCTTGCGAAGCATACGTGGGCAAGGCTTTGCCCCCCGCAGCCAAATCCGGGAAATAATAACTGGTGATGGTGATGTCGCCAGCCTTCGCGGTGGCAGTTTGGAAATAAGGGCTGAGAGAAAAAACAAACGTCCGCGCCGCCCGGAGCCGATAATGTCCATTGGCATCTGGCGGCGCGCTGGCCGCGATGCGGGTGCCCGCGGCGGCATGTTTGAGCGTCAAAACAATGTCGTAATCAGCCGAAGGATAAACCAGATGGTCGCCAAAAGGCCACGGTTTCTGCCACAGCCACCCTTGTTTGGGGTCATAAGGCACCACGAAAGGATACCAATCGACCAAATTGGTCTGCCGGGCGTCCATCCCGAAAATGCGGCTACCGGTACGGTAAGGGAGCACAAGCCGGTAATGGATTTCCAGCACAAGGCTTTGCCCCGGGCGTAGCGGCTGGGGAAGCGGCA is a window from the Chloroflexota bacterium genome containing:
- the recG gene encoding ATP-dependent DNA helicase RecG; its protein translation is MVKYFPMSIQPSVEKLHKFFSLEAQRGYDNGAVMGGLGRMLENWEAEARADGLPEDLIRAVSARLRDYGRLSPASRAEVLHGLWARIRRTLELENGMSLGAAAPPAAATTAQAQQHQAAPARQAQPAPAASPPPAAASAPPAARLPSRAAAEPVSPETLQKPVTVVPDVGPRRAKTLARLNIATLEDLLYHLPRRYDDYSQCKPIRQLRYGEQVTVLGTVDKIMVRSLHGGKRKMVEAIVSDGSGALRVTWFNQVWVADRLRKGMAVALAGKIDQYLGRLVLTNPEWEPLDAEQLSTKRIVPVYPLTAKITQRWMRRVMHQVVSQWAPRVPDPLPPALREEAALPDLPTALQQVHFPDSWEALRAAQRRLAFDEVFLLQLGVLRQREAWRQRTARTFPVDDAWLESRLARLPFSLTGAQQRALDEIRRDLTSGHPMNRLLQGDVGSGKTVVAALAVAMVVQHGAQAAMMAPTAILAEQHYRSLQRLLAEEEGVLAPEQIRLLVGSTPAAARREILAGLASGEVKVLVGTHALLEDPVAFADLQLAVIDEQHRFGVRQRARLRAKGENVHILVMTATPIPRSLALTIYGDLDLTVMDEMPPGRQPVGTYLLMPRERERAYRLIRREVEAGHQAFIIYPLIESSEVLENTPAAVEAHRRLQEEVFPDLKVGLLHGKMTPAEKDEVMARFRNGAFHILVSTAVVEVGVDVPNATVMIIEGANRFGLAQLHQFRGRVGRGGEQAYCILIPETENAAEENERLKALVETTDGFVLAEKDLQQRGPGEFFGTRQAGFEDARLRMANLLDVHLIEQARNLSQKVIAADPDLNAPEHRLLAERLARFWRSGEGEMS
- a CDS encoding pantetheine-phosphate adenylyltransferase, giving the protein MVKAIFPGSFDPIHYGHIDIALRAAQLFDEVIVAVYDRPLKNLIFSPAERIALVEEAFHGQKRIRVMGYSGLTVDFCHQVGAQVIVRGLRVFSDFENEFRMALANRRLAPDIEMVMLITNEEHTFLSSTTVREIASLGGDVSTMVPPHVDAALKARFAQMSESQQMNHMKSLRD